The following are from one region of the Shinella sp. PSBB067 genome:
- a CDS encoding cupin domain-containing protein, with the protein MENAMQPEETPALRKLYADFKAQHLNPLWTQIGDLMPRHPKPRAVAHLWKWTELYPLARASGDLVPVGRGGERRAIGLANPGLGGDTYVSPTLWCAIQYLGPKETAPEHRHSQNAFRFVVEGEGVWTVVNGDPVRMSRGDFLLTPGWNFHGHHNKTDRPMAWIDGLDIPFSFQNDVGFFEFGSDRVTDYATPNFSRGERLWCHPGLRPLSGLQNTVSSPIGAYRWEHTDRALTEQLLLEEEGQPATVARGHAAVRYVNPTTGGDVMPTIRAEFHRLRPGVESAPRRDVGSTVFQVFEGTGAVVMAGTRHTVEKGDIFVIPSWIAWSLQAETQLDLFRFSDAPIMERLNFDRSKVEEIPA; encoded by the coding sequence ATGGAGAACGCGATGCAGCCGGAGGAAACGCCTGCCCTGCGCAAGCTGTATGCCGATTTCAAGGCGCAGCATCTCAATCCGCTGTGGACGCAGATCGGTGATCTGATGCCGCGTCATCCGAAGCCGAGGGCGGTGGCGCATCTCTGGAAATGGACGGAGCTTTATCCCCTGGCGCGGGCGTCGGGCGATCTGGTTCCCGTCGGGCGCGGCGGAGAGCGGCGGGCGATCGGCCTGGCGAACCCCGGACTGGGGGGCGATACCTACGTCTCTCCGACGCTGTGGTGCGCGATCCAGTATCTCGGCCCGAAGGAGACCGCACCCGAGCATCGTCATTCGCAGAACGCTTTCCGCTTCGTCGTCGAGGGCGAAGGGGTCTGGACGGTCGTGAACGGCGATCCGGTGAGAATGAGCCGGGGCGATTTCCTGCTGACGCCGGGCTGGAACTTCCACGGCCATCACAACAAGACCGACCGGCCGATGGCCTGGATCGACGGGCTGGACATTCCCTTCAGCTTCCAGAACGACGTCGGCTTCTTCGAATTCGGCTCCGATCGCGTCACCGACTATGCCACCCCGAATTTCTCGCGCGGCGAGCGCCTCTGGTGCCATCCGGGCCTGCGGCCGCTCTCGGGGCTGCAGAACACCGTCTCCTCTCCGATCGGCGCCTATCGCTGGGAACATACCGATCGCGCCCTGACCGAACAGCTTCTGCTCGAAGAGGAAGGGCAGCCCGCCACCGTCGCCCGGGGCCATGCAGCGGTGCGCTATGTCAATCCGACCACCGGCGGCGACGTGATGCCGACGATCCGCGCCGAGTTCCATCGTCTTCGGCCGGGCGTCGAAAGCGCGCCGCGCCGCGATGTCGGATCGACCGTGTTCCAGGTGTTCGAGGGGACCGGCGCCGTGGTGATGGCGGGAACGCGCCACACGGTCGAGAAGGGCGACATCTTCGTCATCCCGTCGTGGATCGCATGGTCCCTTCAGGCCGAGACGCAACTGGACCTGTTCCGGTTCTCGGATGCGCCGATCATGGAGCGGCTTAACTTCGATCGCAGCAAGGTCGAGGAAATCCCGGCATGA
- a CDS encoding maleylpyruvate isomerase N-terminal domain-containing protein, with product MSRLDDAREALRARQGQGARYDAPEAPAAELAQARLGTAFFARKLNELPDGGLYGPSLLPGLARAHLICEVAYQARAICRQAEAITGGDPAPAMYDDRHAAIELGATLPPRALRHLFDHAAVHLNVVWRDLPGPGWDAVAPDDTGVLRPLRATAGERARLLWQRAYHLGNGARLRDLPADFRPDTD from the coding sequence ATGAGCCGGCTCGACGACGCGCGCGAGGCGTTGCGGGCGCGGCAGGGACAGGGCGCGCGTTACGACGCGCCCGAGGCTCCGGCGGCGGAGCTTGCACAGGCAAGGCTCGGGACGGCTTTCTTCGCGCGCAAGCTCAACGAGTTGCCGGACGGCGGTCTGTACGGGCCCTCGCTCCTGCCCGGCCTTGCACGGGCGCATCTGATCTGCGAGGTCGCCTATCAGGCGCGGGCGATCTGCCGTCAGGCCGAAGCGATAACCGGGGGCGATCCGGCGCCGGCCATGTATGACGACCGGCACGCGGCGATAGAGCTCGGCGCGACGCTGCCGCCGCGCGCTCTACGCCACCTTTTCGATCATGCGGCGGTGCATCTGAACGTCGTCTGGCGCGACCTGCCGGGCCCTGGATGGGATGCAGTGGCCCCGGACGATACCGGCGTGCTGCGGCCGTTGCGGGCGACGGCCGGCGAGCGGGCGCGCCTGCTCTGGCAGCGCGCCTATCATTTGGGAAACGGGGCAAGGCTCCGCGATCTGCCCGCCGATTTCAGACCTGACACAGATTGA